A genomic window from Amblyraja radiata isolate CabotCenter1 chromosome 18, sAmbRad1.1.pri, whole genome shotgun sequence includes:
- the raf1 gene encoding RAF proto-oncogene serine/threonine-protein kinase isoform X2, producing the protein MEYNMGFWKSISNGFSAQDVFHDVAASVSPTFAHHFAYRQEGKLADTYKAGGTIRVYLPNKQRTVVNVRSGMTVHDSLKKALKVRGLQPDCCVVFRLPRGCPKYRIDWTTDATSLIGEELLVEVLDHLPLTTHNFVRKTFLKLAFCDICQKFLLNGFRCQTCGYKFHEHCSTKIPTMCIDWNNVRAYQAGTPYSRLFSSSNSDGVVPSITQMTTRRVRESLSRLPESLQYRYSSSHAFNCPLPFSSTEGLLCQRQRSSSTPNVHMSSTNMPIDNSIIEDAIRSHTPRTPSSTMSNSPPSLSPTRDSKQKSPVQTHRDRRPSATSEGTKKIRPRIQRDSNYYWEIKGEEVVLLKRIGTGSFGTVFKGKWHGDVAVKILRVTDPTPEQLQAFRNEVQVLRKTRHVNILLFMGYMTKFNLAIVTQWCEGSSLYQHLHVQEVKLEMFQLIDIARQGAQGMDYLHAKNIIHRDMKSNNIFLHEGLTVKIGDFGLATVKSRWSGSQQVGQPTGSILWMAPEVIRMEEINPYSFQSDVYSYGIVLFELMTGELPYSHVNNRDQIIFMVGRGFLTPDLGKLYKNCPKAMKRLVANCLNRNKDERPLFPQILSSVELLQHSLPKIHRSASEPSLHRASHTEDLNPLALTSTRLFAC; encoded by the exons GTGAACGTGCGATCAGGTATGACTGTACACGACAGTCTCAAGAAGGCTTTGAAAGTCCGAGGTCTTCAGCCAGATTGCTGTGTGGTCTTCAGGCTACCACGAGGATG CCCAAAGTACCGTATTGATTGGACCACAGATGCGACCTCCTTGATTGGTGAAGAGTTGCTGGTCGAGGTCCTGGATCATCTCCCGTTGACCACTCATAACTTT GTTCGGAAAACCTTTTTGAAGCTGGCATTCTGTGACATCTGCCAGAAGTTCCTGTTGAATGGGTTTCGGTGCCAGACCTGTGGTTACAAGTTCCATGAGCACTGTAGCACCAAGATCCCCACCATGTGCATCGACTGGAATAACGTCAG AGCCTATCAAGCTGGCACGCCGTACTCCAGGCTGTTCTCATCCTCGAATAGTGATGGCGTTGTGCCATCTATTACTCAGATGACTACACGCCGGGTTCGTGAGTCCCTTTCACGCCTTCCTGAAAG CTTGCAGTATCGGTATTCCAGTTCCCATGCCTTCAACTGCCCTCTGCCTTTCTCATCTACAGAAGGACTGCTCTGCCAGAGGCAAAggtcctcatccactcccaatgTCCATATGTCCAGCACCAACATGCCGATAGATAACAGTATTATTGAG GATGCAATAAGAAGTCATACTCCAAGAA CTCCTTCATCAACAATGTCCAATAGTCCACCCAGCCTCAGCCCAACACGCGATTCTAAACAAAAGTCTCCCGTTCAGACGCACAGAGACAGAAGACCATCAGCAACATCTGAAGGAACAAAGAAAATA CGACCTCGAATTCAACGCGACTCCAATTACTACTGGGAAATAAAAGGGGAGGAAGTTGTATTATTGAAGAGAATTGGCACTGGATCTTTTGGAACAGTATTTAAAGGAAAATGGCATG GTGATGTAGCTGTGAAGATTCTAAGGGTGACTGATCCAACACCAGAACAACTCCAGGCTTTTCGCAATGAAGTCCAGGTCCTAAG gAAAACACGGCACGTAAATATTTTGCTATTTATGGGCTACATGACGAAGTTTAACCTGGCCATTGTCACCCAGTGGTGTgaaggcagcagcctctaccaacACTTGCATGTCCAGGAAGTCAAGCTGGAGATGTTTCAACTGATCGACATTGCTCGACAGGGAGCCCAAGGAATGGA ttacTTACATGCAAAGAACATCATCCACAGAGACATGAAGTCAAACA ATATATTCCTTCACGAAGGCCTCACTGTGAAGATTGGAGATTTTGGTTTAGCCACTGTGAAATCTCGATGGAGTGGGTCTCAACAAGTAGGGCAGCCAACGGGATCCATTCTGTGGATG GCACCAGAGGTCATCCGAATGGAGGAAATTAATCCGTATAGTTTTCAGTCTGATGTCTATTCGtacggtattgtgctgtttgagctGATGACAGGAGAGCTGCCGTACTCTCACGTAAACAACCGAGATCAG ATTATTTTCATGGTGGGCCGAGGTTTTTTAACGCCTGACCTCGGTAAACTCTACAAAAATTGCCCAAAAGCAATGAAAAGACTTGTAGCAAACTGCTTGAACAGGAACAAGGATGAGCGGCCTCTCTTTCCCCAG ATTTTATCTTCCGTTGAATTATTACAACATTCATTGCCCAAAATCCATCGTAGTGCTTCGGAACCTTCTCTACATCGAGCGTCACACACAGAGGACTTGAATCCTTTAGCCCTAACATCAACAAGATTGTTTGCTTGCTAA